Proteins from one Halovivax limisalsi genomic window:
- a CDS encoding nitroreductase family protein, producing MEYYEVIERRRMVRNFREEPIDDETIERIVSAGLQGPSAGFSQGFAFLALESPADRECFWATNEHNAQPERVRRAPLVVVPLACKDDYLDRYAEPDKGWTDRDESRWPVPYWYIDTGMAALNILHAAVDEGLGALFFGLPDADWPAFREAFGVPEAYDPIGAIAVGHPAEERVESSADTRERAGLEEVVHGGDWGEALR from the coding sequence ATGGAGTACTACGAGGTCATCGAGCGCCGGCGGATGGTCCGGAACTTCCGCGAGGAGCCGATCGACGACGAGACGATCGAACGGATCGTCAGCGCTGGACTGCAGGGCCCCTCGGCCGGGTTCAGCCAGGGCTTTGCCTTTCTCGCGCTGGAGTCGCCCGCGGATCGCGAGTGCTTCTGGGCGACCAACGAGCACAACGCCCAGCCCGAGCGCGTCCGGCGGGCGCCGCTGGTGGTCGTCCCGCTGGCCTGCAAGGACGACTACCTCGATCGGTACGCCGAGCCGGACAAGGGCTGGACCGACCGCGACGAGTCGCGCTGGCCGGTGCCGTACTGGTACATCGACACCGGGATGGCCGCGCTGAACATCCTGCACGCCGCCGTCGACGAGGGCCTCGGCGCGCTGTTCTTCGGCCTCCCGGACGCGGACTGGCCGGCGTTTCGCGAGGCCTTCGGCGTGCCCGAGGCGTACGATCCGATCGGCGCGATCGCGGTCGGCCACCCCGCCGAGGAGCGCGTCGAGAGTTCGGCGGACACGCGCGAACGCGCCGGCCTCGAAGAGGTAGTTCACGGCGGCGACTGGGGCGAGGCGTTGCGGTGA
- a CDS encoding NADH:flavin oxidoreductase/NADH oxidase — MTDDVFSPLEIRETTIRNRFAMSPMCQYSVDDRDGLATDWHRVHLGSRAVGGAGVVLTEATAVEKRGRITPEDLGIWSDAHRDALAPVVEFVDSHGGTPGIQLAHAGRKASKTRPWDGGEPLQPDEGGWETVAPSAVPYPYDDEPPATAKLEADEIADVVESFRAGARRAREAGFEIAEVHAAHGYLLHEFLSPVTNRRDDAYGGSFRNRTRIVREITEAVREEMGADRPVFVRISATDWLDDRASWDIEQSVRLADDLSDAGADLIDVSSGGINPDQAIESVGPNYQLRFAERIRNESDADVNVGTVGGITTAQQADAIIRNDRADLAIVGRKFLDDPYFPLHAARELGREDAVDVPVQYQRGF, encoded by the coding sequence ATGACCGACGATGTCTTCTCCCCACTCGAAATTCGAGAGACGACGATTCGAAACCGGTTCGCGATGTCGCCGATGTGTCAGTACTCCGTCGACGACCGGGACGGGCTCGCGACCGACTGGCACCGCGTCCACCTCGGCTCGCGCGCCGTCGGCGGCGCCGGCGTCGTCCTGACCGAAGCCACCGCCGTCGAGAAGCGCGGCCGCATCACGCCCGAAGACCTCGGCATCTGGAGCGACGCCCACCGCGATGCGCTCGCTCCCGTCGTCGAATTCGTCGACTCTCACGGCGGGACACCCGGTATCCAGCTCGCACACGCGGGTCGGAAGGCATCGAAGACGCGCCCGTGGGACGGCGGCGAGCCGCTCCAGCCCGACGAGGGCGGCTGGGAAACGGTCGCGCCGAGCGCCGTTCCGTATCCGTACGACGACGAGCCGCCCGCGACGGCGAAACTCGAGGCGGACGAGATCGCCGACGTCGTCGAGTCGTTCCGGGCGGGAGCACGGCGGGCTCGCGAAGCCGGCTTCGAGATCGCGGAAGTCCACGCCGCCCACGGCTATCTCCTCCACGAGTTCCTCTCGCCGGTGACGAATCGCCGCGACGACGCCTACGGCGGCAGCTTCCGGAATCGAACCCGGATCGTCCGCGAGATCACCGAGGCCGTTCGCGAGGAGATGGGTGCGGATCGGCCCGTCTTCGTGCGCATCTCCGCGACCGACTGGCTCGACGACCGCGCATCCTGGGATATCGAGCAGTCCGTTCGCCTCGCGGACGACCTCTCCGACGCCGGTGCCGATCTGATCGACGTCTCGTCGGGCGGCATCAACCCGGACCAGGCCATCGAGTCGGTCGGTCCGAACTACCAGCTACGTTTCGCCGAACGCATCCGAAACGAGAGCGACGCCGACGTGAACGTCGGCACCGTCGGGGGCATCACGACGGCCCAACAGGCGGACGCCATCATCCGTAACGACCGCGCGGACCTCGCCATCGTCGGTCGGAAGTTCCTCGACGACCCCTATTTCCCGCTGCACGCCGCCCGCGAACTCGGTCGCGAGGACGCCGTCGACGTCCCCGTCCAGTACCAGCGCGGATTCTGA
- a CDS encoding Na+/H+ antiporter NhaC family protein has translation MTTRQVLVSLFAGVWVGALLVAGWNPIAASALTMDWLVEVVRSPFNTKFIILILFMGAGAAFIYRSGGILALERAIGDRVNTARDSQILTWLIGVFIFFDSYTSTVVTGNATRELSQENRSSREMHAYALDSTTSPVTTFGPVSNWIGFQVSMIIVGFEATEVTTDELGVTAFGLFLQSIPWNIYCFMAFFMVGYVAITQRFFGPMLDAEWRARSTGRTIREDATPLSDVSTDVGEPSEKNPKLVNFFGPILVLLVVGLVSMWYLGGGHQPGVDIATAFQETDVALGLLHGAFAFMLAGFVGSLAYRTMDLEEAGETILDGFKTMVIALAIIVLAWAIGVAAENVGTADFIVNVMVGSGVPGSFLPLIVFVAAMFVAFTTGTSWGTMSILTPLAIPLGLELVGPSVLPVVIAMLFGGAIWGDHSSPISDTTVMSSIFAGSDHIDHVNTQIPFAATAAGVTVIVLVLYGLGLQSPIVALPLAFVLTALAVLALNKIDARRKGLPEVMPTAAAIESGAVDAERGEAAPGNGRYAFLSLIPVTAIVIVVAYLALVFAFAALGG, from the coding sequence ATGACGACACGACAGGTGCTGGTGTCGCTGTTCGCCGGCGTCTGGGTCGGGGCGTTGCTCGTCGCGGGCTGGAACCCGATCGCGGCCTCGGCGCTGACGATGGACTGGCTGGTCGAGGTCGTCCGGTCGCCCTTCAACACCAAGTTCATCATTCTGATCCTGTTCATGGGCGCCGGCGCCGCGTTCATCTACCGGTCGGGCGGCATCCTGGCGCTGGAGCGCGCGATCGGCGACCGCGTGAACACGGCCCGCGACTCGCAGATCCTCACCTGGCTGATCGGCGTCTTCATCTTCTTCGACTCCTACACGAGCACCGTCGTGACGGGCAACGCGACGCGGGAGCTCTCCCAGGAGAATCGCTCCTCGCGGGAGATGCACGCCTACGCCCTCGACTCGACGACGTCGCCGGTCACCACGTTCGGACCCGTTTCGAACTGGATCGGGTTCCAGGTGTCGATGATCATCGTCGGGTTCGAGGCGACCGAGGTCACGACGGACGAACTCGGCGTCACCGCGTTCGGCCTGTTCCTGCAGTCGATCCCGTGGAACATCTACTGCTTCATGGCCTTCTTCATGGTGGGGTACGTCGCGATCACCCAGCGCTTCTTCGGCCCGATGCTGGACGCCGAGTGGCGCGCCCGCTCGACGGGCCGGACGATCCGCGAGGACGCGACGCCGCTGTCGGACGTCTCGACCGACGTCGGCGAACCGAGCGAGAAGAACCCGAAACTGGTCAACTTCTTCGGACCGATCCTCGTCCTGCTCGTCGTCGGCCTCGTCTCGATGTGGTACCTCGGCGGTGGCCACCAGCCCGGCGTCGATATCGCGACCGCCTTCCAGGAGACCGACGTGGCGCTCGGGTTGCTCCACGGCGCGTTCGCGTTCATGCTCGCCGGGTTCGTCGGCTCGCTCGCCTACCGGACGATGGACTTAGAGGAAGCCGGCGAGACGATCCTCGACGGGTTCAAGACGATGGTGATCGCGCTGGCGATCATCGTCCTGGCGTGGGCCATCGGCGTCGCCGCCGAGAACGTCGGCACGGCCGATTTCATCGTGAACGTGATGGTCGGCAGCGGCGTGCCCGGGAGCTTCCTCCCGCTGATCGTCTTCGTCGCGGCGATGTTCGTCGCCTTCACCACGGGAACCTCCTGGGGAACGATGTCCATCCTGACGCCGCTGGCGATCCCGCTGGGCCTCGAACTCGTCGGCCCGTCGGTGCTCCCGGTCGTGATCGCGATGCTGTTCGGCGGCGCCATCTGGGGCGACCACAGCTCGCCGATCAGCGACACCACGGTGATGTCGTCGATCTTCGCCGGCTCCGACCACATCGACCACGTCAACACCCAGATCCCCTTCGCCGCGACGGCCGCCGGCGTCACCGTGATCGTCCTCGTCCTGTACGGCCTGGGCCTCCAGAGCCCGATCGTCGCGCTGCCGCTCGCGTTCGTCCTGACGGCCCTCGCGGTCCTCGCGCTCAACAAGATCGACGCGCGGCGCAAGGGACTCCCCGAGGTGATGCCGACGGCCGCCGCCATCGAGTCCGGCGCGGTCGACGCCGAACGCGGGGAGGCTGCCCCCGGAAACGGGAGGTACGCGTTCCTCTCGCTGATTCCCGTCACCGCGATCGTCATCGTCGTCGCCTACCTCGCGCTCGTGTTCGCGTTCGCCGCACTCGGCGGCTGA
- a CDS encoding UPF0058 family protein, with amino-acid sequence MKTQELIHLHALLVELRTYVEAEESAPSGAFASYDAQPVRPSHIHRQKEAHKNAVDLLLDGFERVVQSNPPPNYALVA; translated from the coding sequence ATGAAAACCCAGGAGCTCATCCACCTTCACGCGCTACTGGTCGAATTACGTACGTACGTGGAAGCGGAAGAAAGCGCTCCGTCCGGCGCGTTCGCGTCCTACGATGCACAACCGGTTCGCCCGTCCCACATCCATCGCCAGAAAGAGGCCCACAAGAACGCAGTCGACCTGCTACTGGACGGCTTCGAACGGGTCGTTCAATCGAACCCGCCGCCGAACTACGCACTGGTCGCCTGA
- a CDS encoding DUF5789 family protein, with protein MADDKRGRDKQAHDADRRQRERELATELERGDEREPPVEATTLADFEAELDAITFPATGTEVVAAIGDREIESVRGRHRIADLVPETDAETFDAPAAVRVQVQRPTVAEAMTRVVEASTTLRNTDFGWAQRKAYEKTFEELEAIDPIDDDDGIQAVSDWIVERIRDTATLPTSRAVRREAARFCRANGYQVRNDEWLGI; from the coding sequence ATGGCAGACGATAAGCGCGGCCGAGACAAGCAGGCCCACGACGCCGACCGACGCCAGCGAGAGCGCGAGCTCGCCACGGAACTGGAGCGCGGGGACGAACGAGAACCGCCGGTGGAAGCGACGACCCTCGCCGATTTCGAGGCGGAACTCGACGCGATCACGTTTCCGGCGACGGGGACCGAGGTCGTCGCGGCGATCGGCGATCGCGAGATCGAATCGGTCCGGGGACGCCACAGGATCGCGGATCTGGTCCCGGAGACGGACGCGGAGACGTTCGACGCTCCGGCTGCCGTCCGGGTCCAGGTACAGCGCCCGACGGTCGCCGAGGCCATGACGCGGGTCGTGGAAGCCAGCACGACGCTTCGGAACACGGATTTCGGCTGGGCGCAGCGCAAAGCGTACGAGAAGACCTTCGAGGAACTCGAAGCGATCGATCCCATTGACGACGATGACGGGATCCAGGCCGTCAGCGACTGGATCGTCGAGCGAATCCGCGACACCGCGACGCTCCCGACGTCCCGGGCGGTACGTCGAGAGGCGGCGAGGTTCTGCCGGGCGAACGGCTACCAGGTCCGAAACGACGAGTGGCTCGGGATATAG
- a CDS encoding DUF7344 domain-containing protein, with protein sequence MVSRDEPLVRLLSDSTARAVLSTLDDASGGLPVTEIAERIVAEEGGDPDRTPVSLHHNYLPRLEQAGLIEYESETGVATVADGSAIDAEWMDVETLGEVLSQFVSRGQSDRVVGQLEGREAVYTFSRELADRAEDELFLIYASGELLDEECLPYAERALERGVELHAGTKSRSARDFFRNHLPKATVWDPQLDWTYERSSYPEMSRLIMADRETVVVGLWDEGLGGTKTEIAMIGEGKTNPLVVLTRELLGSRIDHLDYQSDDFLGDLPFEG encoded by the coding sequence ATGGTATCGCGTGACGAGCCCCTCGTTCGCCTGCTGTCAGATAGCACCGCTCGGGCGGTCTTGAGCACTCTGGACGACGCCTCTGGCGGCCTCCCCGTGACCGAGATCGCCGAACGAATCGTTGCCGAGGAGGGGGGAGACCCCGATCGGACGCCCGTTTCTCTCCACCACAACTACCTTCCTCGACTCGAGCAGGCCGGATTGATCGAGTACGAATCGGAAACGGGCGTCGCCACCGTGGCGGACGGCTCGGCGATCGACGCCGAGTGGATGGACGTCGAAACGCTCGGCGAAGTACTCTCACAGTTTGTATCGAGGGGGCAATCCGATCGGGTCGTCGGCCAACTGGAGGGGCGAGAAGCCGTATACACGTTCTCCCGGGAGTTAGCCGACCGGGCCGAGGACGAGCTCTTTTTGATATACGCGTCGGGCGAACTGCTCGACGAGGAGTGTCTCCCGTACGCAGAGCGAGCACTAGAACGGGGCGTCGAGCTGCACGCCGGGACGAAGAGCCGATCGGCTCGGGATTTCTTTCGGAATCACCTTCCAAAGGCGACGGTGTGGGACCCTCAGCTCGACTGGACGTACGAACGGTCGAGCTACCCCGAGATGAGCCGCCTGATCATGGCCGATCGAGAAACTGTCGTCGTCGGTCTCTGGGACGAAGGACTGGGTGGGACGAAAACGGAAATCGCGATGATCGGTGAGGGGAAAACCAACCCCCTGGTGGTCCTTACTCGCGAACTGCTCGGGTCACGAATAGATCATCTCGATTATCAGAGCGACGATTTCCTCGGCGATCTGCCGTTCGAGGGGTGA
- a CDS encoding C2H2-type zinc finger protein, with protein MSGNHECPICGDTFDSKADLEEHSLEEHRQELHLE; from the coding sequence ATGTCTGGGAATCACGAGTGCCCGATCTGCGGCGACACGTTCGACTCGAAAGCGGACCTCGAAGAACACTCTCTAGAGGAGCATCGCCAGGAACTCCATCTCGAGTAG
- a CDS encoding CopG family ribbon-helix-helix protein: protein MRTSFNIPDEVVDEFDRVWQEQDIENRSRAVREAMLEYIESHSRLEATSGEIVALVAFDYRHHEVIQELHAVQHEYQDVILNTSHTHQGEWCLESLFCRGPADQVRTLTYRLRDFDGVNRVKVMVIRDDED from the coding sequence ATGCGAACGAGTTTCAATATTCCAGACGAAGTCGTCGACGAGTTCGACCGGGTCTGGCAAGAGCAGGATATCGAAAACAGATCGCGAGCGGTCCGAGAAGCGATGCTGGAGTACATCGAGTCTCACTCCCGCCTCGAAGCGACAAGCGGGGAGATCGTCGCGCTCGTCGCGTTCGATTATCGCCACCACGAGGTGATTCAGGAGCTTCACGCGGTCCAACACGAGTATCAAGACGTGATCCTCAACACGAGTCACACCCACCAAGGGGAGTGGTGCCTCGAATCGCTGTTTTGCCGCGGACCGGCCGATCAGGTTCGTACCCTCACCTACCGACTCCGCGACTTTGACGGCGTCAATCGGGTCAAGGTGATGGTTATCCGGGATGACGAGGACTAA
- a CDS encoding VOC family protein — METRAIDFVRYTVSDFGTALPFYRDALGLELERHVEEYGWAEFALPPTTLALDETDDAERTEPTDRGGAVALAVDDVERAVEELRADGTTVLQDPFETDVCDIATVADPDGNPIVLHRRHDGTAGRTDPLP, encoded by the coding sequence ATGGAGACCAGAGCGATCGATTTCGTCCGGTACACCGTCAGCGACTTCGGGACTGCGCTGCCGTTCTATCGCGACGCACTCGGACTGGAACTGGAACGACACGTCGAGGAGTACGGCTGGGCGGAGTTCGCCCTCCCGCCCACGACGCTCGCGCTGGACGAAACGGACGACGCCGAACGGACCGAGCCGACCGACCGTGGCGGCGCCGTCGCCCTCGCCGTCGACGACGTCGAGCGAGCGGTCGAGGAACTCCGCGCGGACGGCACGACGGTCCTGCAGGACCCCTTCGAGACCGACGTCTGCGACATCGCGACGGTCGCCGATCCCGACGGGAACCCGATCGTGCTCCACCGCCGTCACGACGGGACGGCAGGCCGCACGGACCCGCTGCCGTAG
- a CDS encoding nucleoside triphosphate pyrophosphohydrolase — MAEEFDKLVRDEVPTIIEANGETPVTHVADDEAYRRRLAEKLQEEVDEYVESRAIDELADVLEVVHAIRADRGVSADELEEIREEKAVDRGRFAERIVLERVEPGDPA; from the coding sequence ATGGCCGAGGAGTTCGACAAACTCGTCCGCGACGAGGTTCCGACGATCATCGAGGCGAACGGCGAGACGCCGGTCACGCACGTCGCCGACGACGAGGCGTACCGCCGACGCCTCGCCGAGAAGCTGCAGGAGGAGGTCGACGAGTACGTCGAGAGCCGGGCGATCGACGAACTGGCGGACGTGCTGGAGGTCGTCCACGCGATCCGGGCCGATCGAGGAGTTTCGGCCGACGAACTGGAGGAGATTCGCGAGGAGAAAGCCGTCGATCGCGGGCGATTCGCCGAGCGGATCGTCCTGGAACGCGTCGAACCCGGCGACCCCGCGTGA
- a CDS encoding helix-turn-helix domain-containing protein, producing MTHDDSNSRGTRRADEGERSASSARDDETAAAFGAVGNEHRVAILRALMEAYQRGETPIAYSTLKDRIGMRDSGQFNYHLQELVDRFVAESADGYALTYAGRTVVSAIASGALDESVTRAPEPVEGTCYACGAASLVIHYPGQRVRITCAACDEEVVHIQFPPVAVAARTVAELKRDFDRWARSWRSLAGSGICPECAGRIDVELGRETSTPTTGDADVRAVISCEQCWVRGGMPPGLTVLDHPAVVSFFWDRGIDVRDRPQWRHAWALADDGLTVVETDPLRVEVTLRVEDDSLTLRIDDSLRVESVVERRRG from the coding sequence ATGACACACGACGATTCCAACTCGCGCGGGACTCGACGGGCCGACGAGGGCGAACGGAGCGCTTCGAGCGCTCGCGACGACGAGACGGCCGCGGCGTTCGGCGCCGTCGGCAACGAACACCGCGTCGCGATCCTGCGCGCTCTGATGGAGGCGTACCAGCGGGGCGAGACGCCCATCGCCTACTCGACGCTCAAGGACAGGATCGGGATGCGCGACAGCGGCCAGTTCAACTATCACCTCCAGGAACTCGTCGACCGGTTCGTCGCGGAATCGGCCGACGGCTACGCGCTGACGTACGCCGGCCGGACCGTCGTCTCGGCGATCGCGTCGGGCGCGCTCGACGAGTCGGTGACGCGGGCGCCGGAACCTGTCGAGGGAACCTGTTACGCCTGCGGCGCGGCGTCGCTGGTGATCCACTATCCCGGCCAGCGCGTCCGGATCACCTGCGCGGCCTGCGACGAGGAGGTCGTCCACATCCAGTTTCCGCCCGTAGCGGTCGCAGCGCGGACGGTCGCGGAACTGAAACGTGATTTCGACCGCTGGGCCCGCTCGTGGCGCTCGCTCGCCGGGAGCGGAATCTGTCCGGAGTGTGCCGGACGGATCGACGTCGAACTCGGCCGCGAGACGAGCACGCCCACCACCGGTGACGCCGACGTCCGGGCCGTCATCTCCTGCGAGCAGTGCTGGGTCCGCGGCGGCATGCCGCCGGGACTGACGGTGCTCGATCACCCCGCAGTCGTCTCGTTCTTCTGGGACCGCGGGATCGACGTCCGCGACCGACCTCAGTGGCGCCACGCCTGGGCGCTCGCGGACGATGGGCTGACCGTCGTCGAGACGGACCCGCTCCGCGTCGAGGTGACGCTGCGAGTCGAGGACGACTCGCTCACGCTCCGGATCGACGACTCGCTGCGCGTCGAGTCGGTCGTCGAGCGACGGCGCGGCTGA
- a CDS encoding MFS transporter, with protein MNGLGRDLLVYYGYKATTARSLYHPIMFLYFRSIGLSWGQIALLEAAGSLTTVLTEVPTGFVGDRVGRLRALVVGTALITVSMGVIAFAESFFVLAAVYPVWSIGWNLRSGNDSAWFYDRLAAAGQSDRFADRSGRAKALTRTVGVGGALLGGYLGTLDLAAPFLAAGILSALGIPALLVLGRTDRHYVRDGPSPRESVGLVRDALTLPRLRYFVPYYFVCIAGVLAVVFMFAQPVVEAHAATVGYDSSVELLLGGLYAGISLVSAGLSYHTGVIAERIGLRRWFSVVPVAVGLGLLGLSFVPALVLPAILLARGVADVTGTLAGQYVNDQLGGTGRATVLSAMRMVRKLADIPFLLAAGWAADAGLATSEVLALAGLGLLVGVAALGRWTFSRFAVQSSSSSGRSADAQPDR; from the coding sequence ATGAACGGGTTGGGCCGCGATCTCCTCGTCTACTACGGGTACAAGGCGACGACCGCGCGGTCGCTGTACCACCCGATCATGTTCCTGTACTTTCGGTCGATCGGGCTCTCCTGGGGCCAGATCGCGCTCCTCGAGGCGGCGGGGTCGCTCACGACCGTCCTCACCGAGGTCCCGACCGGTTTCGTGGGCGACCGCGTCGGTCGGCTGCGAGCGCTCGTCGTCGGGACCGCGCTAATCACCGTCTCGATGGGTGTGATCGCGTTCGCGGAGTCCTTCTTCGTCCTGGCGGCGGTGTATCCCGTCTGGTCGATCGGCTGGAACCTCCGCTCCGGGAACGATTCGGCCTGGTTCTACGACCGACTCGCTGCAGCGGGACAGTCGGATCGGTTCGCCGATCGAAGCGGTCGAGCCAAGGCGCTCACGCGCACCGTCGGCGTCGGCGGTGCGCTCCTGGGCGGGTACCTGGGAACGCTCGATCTCGCGGCCCCGTTTCTCGCGGCGGGAATCCTGTCCGCGCTCGGCATCCCCGCCCTGCTCGTGCTGGGTCGCACCGACCGCCACTACGTCCGTGACGGTCCATCGCCGAGGGAATCGGTCGGTCTCGTCCGCGACGCCCTCACGCTTCCCCGCCTCCGCTACTTCGTGCCCTACTACTTCGTCTGTATCGCCGGCGTCCTCGCCGTCGTCTTCATGTTCGCCCAGCCCGTCGTCGAGGCGCACGCGGCGACCGTCGGCTACGACAGCTCCGTCGAACTGCTGCTCGGCGGGCTCTACGCGGGGATCAGTCTCGTCTCCGCCGGGCTCTCGTACCACACGGGCGTCATCGCCGAGCGGATCGGCCTCCGCCGGTGGTTCTCGGTCGTTCCCGTCGCCGTCGGGCTCGGACTGCTGGGGCTGTCGTTCGTTCCGGCGCTCGTCCTCCCGGCGATCCTCCTCGCCCGCGGCGTCGCCGACGTCACGGGGACGCTGGCCGGGCAGTACGTCAACGACCAGCTGGGCGGGACCGGCCGGGCGACCGTCCTCTCCGCGATGCGGATGGTCCGGAAGCTCGCGGACATCCCGTTCCTGCTCGCGGCCGGCTGGGCGGCCGACGCGGGCCTCGCGACGAGCGAGGTGCTCGCCCTCGCCGGGCTCGGCCTGCTCGTCGGCGTGGCCGCGCTCGGCCGGTGGACTTTTTCCCGCTTCGCCGTCCAGTCTTCCTCGAGTAGTGGACGCTCGGCCGATGCACAGCCAGACCGATGA
- a CDS encoding aminopeptidase, which yields MDARIRRHAELLVDHCTDVGADDDVIIAAPTQATDLVVALYERLGERGARPRTWWQNQRASRAYHRTMDVEDYRPTRADRSAMAAADVAILIDGRTNASELSDVDPAKRAAVSRARKPILRERLDGTRWVITKHPTPADAQRAGMSTAAWADLIYDAIDVDWDAIREHQSTLAAVLDDASTLRLVVGERTDLQLSIDGMAALNDDGRENMPGGEVATVPVVDSATGTVAIDFPVRESGREIRDARLTFDDGTVVEADASRNAALLRHVLDTDDGARRLGEIGIGTNPGIDRITHTVLLDEKMAGTVHVALGEAMSECVPDDRTYNESARHVDMLVDVSEDARLEADGDVIQRNGEFVID from the coding sequence ATGGATGCCAGAATACGACGACACGCAGAACTCCTCGTCGATCACTGTACGGATGTGGGGGCTGACGATGACGTTATCATCGCGGCTCCGACGCAGGCGACTGATCTGGTGGTCGCGTTGTACGAGCGACTGGGCGAGCGCGGTGCCCGCCCGCGAACCTGGTGGCAGAACCAGCGCGCGAGTCGAGCGTACCACCGCACCATGGACGTCGAGGACTACAGACCGACCCGCGCCGATCGCTCGGCGATGGCGGCGGCCGACGTCGCGATCCTGATCGACGGCCGCACGAACGCGTCGGAGCTAAGCGACGTCGATCCGGCCAAACGAGCGGCGGTGAGTCGCGCCCGGAAACCGATCCTTCGCGAGCGCCTCGACGGGACGCGGTGGGTGATCACGAAACACCCGACGCCGGCGGACGCACAGCGCGCGGGGATGAGCACCGCGGCGTGGGCCGACCTGATCTACGACGCAATCGACGTCGACTGGGACGCCATTCGCGAGCACCAATCTACCCTCGCAGCCGTGCTCGACGACGCGTCCACGCTCCGGCTCGTGGTCGGGGAGCGGACGGACCTTCAGCTATCGATCGACGGTATGGCGGCGCTGAACGACGACGGGCGCGAAAACATGCCGGGCGGCGAAGTCGCCACCGTGCCGGTCGTCGACAGCGCAACCGGTACGGTCGCGATCGACTTCCCCGTGCGGGAGAGTGGACGGGAGATCCGTGACGCACGCCTCACGTTCGATGACGGAACTGTGGTCGAGGCAGATGCGAGCCGGAACGCGGCCTTGCTCCGGCACGTTCTCGACACGGACGACGGTGCTCGACGGCTCGGCGAGATCGGGATCGGGACGAACCCCGGAATCGACCGGATAACGCACACCGTCCTCCTCGACGAAAAGATGGCCGGGACCGTCCACGTCGCACTCGGTGAAGCGATGAGCGAGTGCGTCCCCGACGACCGAACGTACAACGAGAGCGCACGCCACGTGGACATGCTCGTTGACGTGAGCGAGGACGCCCGGCTCGAAGCGGACGGCGACGTCATTCAGCGAAACGGCGAGTTCGTGATCGATTGA
- a CDS encoding GNAT family N-acetyltransferase, with amino-acid sequence MPGSRVERGETVSLRTVEPEDAPFLQRAYAEPGLREPLGRPIRSRSRVAAEIESLAEDDDRVHLLVCLEDDDPTPGPVDPGLVTPIGVVLARRVRVRPNLAVWLAPAHQGSGYAREALTLAIETIFRTHDVPSIGAGVYEWNEASRALLEAVGFTLEGRQRRVKFHDGAYHDNLKYGLLRTEWERLQDG; translated from the coding sequence ATGCCCGGTTCACGCGTCGAACGCGGCGAGACCGTCTCCCTCCGGACGGTCGAACCGGAAGACGCCCCGTTTCTCCAGCGGGCCTACGCGGAACCGGGACTTCGGGAACCCCTCGGGCGTCCGATCCGGTCTCGCTCTCGGGTGGCGGCGGAGATCGAATCACTCGCGGAAGACGACGATCGCGTCCACCTCCTCGTCTGCCTCGAAGACGACGACCCGACGCCCGGACCGGTCGACCCGGGACTGGTGACGCCGATCGGCGTCGTCCTCGCCCGCCGCGTTCGCGTCCGTCCGAATCTCGCCGTCTGGCTCGCCCCGGCCCACCAGGGATCGGGATACGCCCGGGAAGCTCTGACGCTCGCGATCGAGACCATCTTTCGAACCCACGACGTCCCGTCGATCGGCGCCGGGGTGTACGAGTGGAACGAGGCCTCACGAGCGCTCCTGGAGGCCGTGGGCTTCACCCTGGAAGGCCGCCAGCGGCGGGTGAAATTCCACGACGGCGCGTACCACGACAATCTCAAGTACGGACTACTTCGAACGGAGTGGGAGCGCCTGCAGGACGGCTAA